The Haloarchaeobius amylolyticus genome window below encodes:
- a CDS encoding rubrerythrin-like domain-containing protein: MTTSTEYECLSCGLRTEDPDENECPKCGGELRNVSLPRE; this comes from the coding sequence ATGACAACCTCGACAGAGTACGAGTGTCTGAGTTGCGGTCTCCGGACCGAAGACCCCGACGAGAACGAATGCCCGAAGTGCGGTGGCGAGCTTCGGAACGTCTCCCTTCCCCGGGAGTAA
- a CDS encoding ABC transporter substrate-binding protein yields the protein MARGNNDHLVSGRNKETSIGSRRAFLKLAAGGSALSLAGCLGNIGGAGGTDDTLTYGVVSPMSGAYSGLAPGQRNGAKLAIKTLQESEDFDFEIEGVYKDGKTEDTASVQAARRAVEQDGANFVMGAISSSVALALNELAKDEQVIYNPGGAAVPITGSGCNEYVFRAETNTAQIAEAVSEYTVNNLGTDVWFHIADYAYGTSVQNRVQMRMEEADSNVNVVGTSKSELGASNFDSYISQIDNSDAEVVVLGMTGGDLISFVSQAVDSGLTENVDIMAPTMTFQVVRGALGPKAYGTYGGVRYVADIDNPKNNSFVDAYKSEYDAVPDNFARVGYQSIMMTAEGVKEAGSTNVDDVIDALEGLEMDSILGTNQFRACDHQALNPTWMGKCVEPESGEMADVELLKKVEGKDAMIPCDETECSL from the coding sequence ATGGCACGGGGAAACAATGACCATCTGGTTTCGGGTCGGAATAAAGAGACGAGCATCGGGTCTCGTCGCGCGTTCTTGAAGCTTGCAGCGGGCGGCAGTGCACTGAGCCTCGCCGGCTGTCTGGGTAACATCGGCGGCGCAGGCGGGACCGACGACACACTGACCTACGGTGTCGTCAGTCCGATGTCCGGCGCATACAGCGGTCTGGCGCCGGGCCAGCGCAACGGTGCGAAGCTGGCCATCAAGACGCTCCAGGAGTCCGAGGACTTCGACTTCGAGATCGAGGGTGTGTACAAGGACGGGAAGACGGAGGACACCGCGTCGGTACAGGCCGCCCGCCGGGCGGTCGAACAGGACGGCGCCAACTTCGTCATGGGGGCCATCTCCAGTTCCGTCGCGCTCGCACTGAACGAACTCGCGAAGGACGAACAGGTAATCTACAACCCCGGTGGGGCCGCCGTGCCCATCACCGGGAGTGGGTGTAACGAGTACGTCTTCCGTGCCGAGACCAACACGGCACAGATCGCGGAGGCCGTCTCCGAGTACACGGTCAACAACCTCGGGACGGACGTCTGGTTCCACATCGCGGACTACGCCTACGGGACCTCGGTCCAGAACCGCGTCCAGATGCGCATGGAGGAGGCCGACTCGAACGTCAACGTCGTCGGCACCTCCAAGTCCGAACTCGGGGCGAGCAACTTCGACTCGTACATCTCACAGATCGACAACTCCGACGCCGAGGTCGTGGTCCTCGGGATGACCGGCGGCGACCTCATCTCGTTCGTGAGCCAGGCCGTCGACAGCGGCCTCACGGAGAACGTCGACATCATGGCGCCGACGATGACCTTCCAGGTCGTCCGCGGCGCACTCGGCCCGAAGGCGTACGGGACCTACGGCGGCGTCCGCTACGTCGCGGACATCGACAACCCGAAGAACAACAGTTTCGTCGACGCCTACAAGAGCGAGTACGACGCGGTCCCGGACAACTTCGCCCGGGTCGGCTACCAGTCCATCATGATGACCGCCGAGGGCGTCAAGGAGGCCGGCTCGACCAACGTCGACGACGTCATCGACGCGCTCGAGGGCCTCGAGATGGACAGCATCCTCGGGACCAACCAGTTCCGGGCCTGCGACCACCAGGCGCTCAACCCGACCTGGATGGGCAAGTGTGTCGAACCGGAGTCGGGCGAGATGGCGGACGTCGAGTTGCTGAAGAAGGTCGAGGGCAAGGACGCGATGATCCCCTGCGACGAAACCGAGTGCTCGCTCTAA